The following coding sequences are from one Haloarcula taiwanensis window:
- a CDS encoding ethylammeline chlorohydrolase produces MLLTGTVVADSETVLQDGAVVVSGDRIEAVGLRAELESQYADHEHQSYDVLLPGLVGGHIHSVQSLGRGIADDTELLDWLFDYILPMEASLTAAEMEVAAKLGYLEMIESGTTTCIDHLSVAHADRAFEAAGEIGIRGVLGKVLMDQRSPDGLLEETQAALDESERLIQQYHGAYNDRIRYAVTPRFAVSCSEACLRGVRELADKYDGVRIHTHASENQSEIETVKEDTGMRNIHWLDEVGLTGEDVVLAHCVWTDESEREVLAETGTHVTHCPSSNMKLASGIAPVWDYRDRGINVAIGNDGPPCNNTLDAFTEMRQASLLQKVDQLDPTVTPAAEIFEMATRNGAKAAGFEELGAIREGWRADIVGLDTDLTRATPLHDVLSHLVFAAHGDDVRFTMVDGNVLMEHGDVTTIDADAVRSRASTMGLEMDLEDERKSAQEQKP; encoded by the coding sequence ATGCTACTCACTGGGACTGTCGTTGCAGATTCCGAGACTGTCCTGCAGGACGGGGCGGTCGTCGTCTCCGGGGACCGTATCGAGGCTGTTGGTTTACGGGCCGAACTCGAATCGCAGTACGCCGATCACGAACACCAGTCCTACGACGTGTTATTGCCGGGACTCGTCGGCGGCCATATCCACTCCGTACAGAGTCTCGGCCGCGGCATCGCCGACGACACGGAACTGCTCGACTGGCTGTTCGACTACATTCTGCCGATGGAAGCCTCCCTGACCGCTGCGGAGATGGAGGTCGCGGCGAAACTTGGCTATCTGGAAATGATCGAAAGCGGGACCACGACCTGTATCGACCACCTCTCGGTCGCACACGCGGACCGCGCTTTCGAAGCAGCGGGCGAGATCGGTATTCGTGGCGTGCTCGGTAAGGTGCTGATGGACCAGCGCTCACCGGACGGCCTGCTAGAGGAGACACAGGCCGCACTGGACGAGTCTGAGCGCCTTATTCAGCAGTATCACGGTGCCTACAACGACCGGATCCGGTACGCCGTCACCCCGCGTTTTGCCGTCTCCTGCAGTGAGGCCTGTCTCCGGGGCGTGCGCGAACTGGCGGATAAATACGACGGCGTCCGCATCCACACCCACGCCAGTGAGAATCAGAGCGAAATCGAGACGGTGAAAGAGGATACCGGGATGCGCAACATCCACTGGCTCGACGAGGTGGGACTCACCGGCGAGGATGTGGTCCTTGCGCACTGTGTCTGGACCGACGAGAGCGAGCGCGAAGTCCTCGCTGAGACGGGAACCCACGTCACACACTGCCCGTCATCAAACATGAAACTCGCCAGCGGCATCGCGCCCGTCTGGGACTATCGCGACCGCGGTATCAACGTCGCTATCGGCAACGACGGCCCGCCCTGTAACAACACGCTCGACGCATTCACCGAGATGCGACAGGCGAGTCTCCTCCAGAAAGTCGACCAGCTGGACCCGACGGTGACGCCGGCGGCAGAAATCTTCGAGATGGCGACGCGAAACGGCGCGAAAGCCGCTGGGTTCGAGGAACTCGGCGCGATTCGGGAGGGATGGCGCGCTGACATCGTCGGTCTCGATACGGACCTCACGCGCGCGACGCCGCTGCACGACGTGCTCTCCCATCTGGTGTTTGCGGCACACGGCGACGACGTTCGGTTCACGATGGTCGACGGGAACGTCCTCATGGAACACGGTGACGTAACGACTATCGACGCCGACGCCGTCCGCTCTCGGGCCTCGACGATGGGGCTGGAGATGGACCTCGAAGACGAGCGCAAGTCCGCACAGGAACAAAAGCCCTGA
- a CDS encoding reactive intermediate/imine deaminase produces MKRILSTTDAPDAVGAYSQATTNGSLVFTAGQIPMTPDGDLLDDEPIATQAEQALSNVEAVLASEGLAMSDVLKVTVYLDDIDDFEAMNDTYAGFFDDAPPARSAVEVANLPKGVGVEIEAIATSE; encoded by the coding sequence ATGAAACGGATACTCAGCACGACCGATGCTCCCGATGCGGTCGGCGCGTACAGTCAGGCAACGACGAACGGCTCGCTCGTGTTCACCGCGGGCCAGATTCCGATGACGCCCGACGGCGACCTGCTCGACGACGAACCGATAGCGACACAGGCCGAACAGGCGCTATCGAACGTCGAAGCGGTGCTGGCTTCCGAGGGGCTTGCAATGAGCGATGTGTTGAAGGTGACCGTCTATCTCGACGATATCGACGATTTTGAGGCGATGAACGACACATATGCCGGCTTCTTCGACGACGCGCCGCCGGCCCGGAGCGCAGTTGAGGTCGCTAACCTGCCAAAGGGTGTCGGCGTCGAAATCGAAGCCATCGCAACGAGCGAGTAA
- a CDS encoding UDP-N-acetylglucosamine pyrophosphorylase, whose translation MNCQDHPGVGGVILAAGRSARYGPGNKLLATIDGTAVVRQVAETASQSSLTDVVAVLGYEDEAVAEALDGLSLSHRHNSDYAAGQSASVRHGVEFARSADWDAALFLLGDMPFVRVETIETLIETYRTGSASIVVPKYDGQRGNPVLFDGCHFDALASVSGDRGGRDVIEANEETAFIDVADPGIHWDIDTAADRAEFTDRRDGL comes from the coding sequence ATGAACTGTCAGGACCATCCCGGAGTCGGCGGTGTTATCCTCGCCGCTGGTCGGAGCGCACGGTATGGACCGGGTAACAAATTGCTGGCGACTATCGACGGAACAGCGGTCGTCCGACAGGTGGCCGAAACCGCCAGCCAGTCATCATTGACGGACGTTGTCGCCGTCCTCGGCTACGAGGACGAGGCTGTCGCTGAGGCGCTCGATGGACTCTCGCTGTCCCACCGCCACAACAGCGATTACGCGGCAGGCCAGAGTGCATCAGTTCGACACGGCGTCGAGTTCGCCCGTTCGGCCGACTGGGACGCCGCCCTGTTCCTGCTTGGCGATATGCCGTTCGTACGCGTCGAAACCATCGAGACACTTATCGAAACGTACCGTACAGGCTCGGCAAGCATTGTCGTTCCCAAATACGATGGGCAGCGGGGTAATCCGGTGCTTTTCGACGGCTGCCACTTCGATGCCCTCGCCTCGGTCTCCGGCGACCGCGGTGGCCGAGACGTCATCGAAGCCAACGAGGAGACAGCGTTCATCGATGTTGCAGACCCTGGCATCCACTGGGATATCGACACTGCTGCAGACCGTGCCGAGTTCACCGACCGCCGCGACGGCCTGTGA
- a CDS encoding dehydrogenase, with translation MHLAAALGLGSSAAVAFVGAGGKKTAMGQLTVEGTDERYDVGYTTTTAMPPPSDLPLTLIDPDAWRADLEAHDPPIAVAREEVPDPARVDRKVRGLEASIVEQLSSVGLFDWLLIKADGARRREFKAPGDGEPVVPSTASHVVPVASVTAVGEPLTTDVVHRPERVADITDINVGETITPDAVGTVLTHPDGGLRNAPAGASVIPLINKADTEPQQRTARDVLTYSLSQTKRCSQGVITSFTSDICEVVSEADLQEAESDG, from the coding sequence ATGCATCTGGCTGCTGCGCTGGGCTTGGGGTCCAGCGCCGCTGTCGCTTTTGTCGGGGCCGGCGGAAAGAAAACCGCGATGGGACAGTTGACGGTGGAGGGCACCGACGAGAGGTACGACGTGGGCTACACGACGACAACGGCGATGCCACCGCCGTCTGACCTGCCGCTGACGCTCATCGATCCGGACGCGTGGCGCGCTGACCTCGAAGCACACGACCCACCAATTGCCGTCGCTCGCGAGGAAGTACCCGACCCGGCGCGAGTTGACCGGAAGGTTCGCGGATTGGAGGCGAGTATAGTAGAACAACTATCCAGTGTTGGACTGTTCGACTGGCTCCTCATCAAGGCTGACGGGGCACGCAGGCGAGAGTTCAAAGCACCTGGAGATGGGGAGCCAGTCGTCCCGAGCACGGCCAGCCACGTCGTCCCGGTCGCCTCGGTCACCGCCGTCGGTGAACCGCTGACGACGGATGTGGTCCATCGGCCGGAGCGGGTCGCAGACATCACCGATATCAATGTTGGCGAGACGATCACGCCAGACGCTGTCGGAACAGTGCTCACACATCCCGACGGTGGCCTCCGAAACGCGCCAGCCGGGGCGTCTGTGATACCGTTAATCAACAAAGCGGATACCGAGCCACAGCAGCGGACCGCCAGAGACGTACTCACGTACTCGCTTTCACAGACGAAGCGGTGTTCTCAGGGCGTCATCACGTCGTTCACCTCCGATATCTGTGAAGTCGTCTCAGAAGCAGATCTGCAAGAGGCAGAGAGCGATGGCTGA
- a CDS encoding SirA family protein: MARVDVRGEICPRPALIVRQALSDLDTGETLVVRGDYPPAEENLRRMCTTHGIDVTTAETAGESDEFELELRVTEMASLSEA; the protein is encoded by the coding sequence ATGGCTCGCGTAGACGTTCGTGGTGAAATCTGTCCCCGTCCGGCGCTTATCGTCCGACAGGCGCTTTCGGATCTCGATACCGGTGAGACGCTCGTCGTGCGGGGCGATTACCCCCCCGCTGAAGAGAATCTCCGGAGGATGTGTACGACGCACGGTATCGACGTGACGACAGCGGAGACCGCTGGCGAGTCCGACGAGTTCGAACTCGAACTCCGGGTGACCGAGATGGCGTCGCTATCGGAGGCCTGA
- a CDS encoding selenide, water dikinase SelD → MGTDAPTADDETTRLTEYTELHGCSCKVGQSDLDSLLADAGLTGENDSLLFGIGEDAAARKLTDDIALVSTVDFFTPIVDDPYDFGRIAACNAASDAFATGAVENIDCLVTLGLPRDVTESAAPILAGMADALDTMDGVIAGGHTIMSPWPFAGGAISATARPDALLTSHGASPGDRLYLTKPLGTQPAMGATRVTDEQFVEIVTDAAERPLDSIASEAIAWMTTTNRDAMVACREYATAATDITGFGLAGQSRVMAARSNVGIELTHLPVIAGTPGLSTLFGYGLTDGESAETSGGLFVSVPPAATAAVESAFDDAGVFYRAVGRVTAGRGVTIDDPTIEEVRS, encoded by the coding sequence GTGGGAACCGACGCTCCGACTGCGGACGACGAGACGACGCGCCTGACGGAGTACACCGAACTCCACGGCTGTTCCTGCAAAGTCGGCCAGAGCGACCTCGATTCGCTGCTCGCCGATGCCGGCCTCACCGGTGAGAACGACTCGTTGCTGTTCGGCATCGGCGAGGACGCCGCTGCCCGGAAACTTACCGACGATATCGCGTTGGTTTCGACGGTGGATTTCTTCACACCTATCGTCGACGACCCGTACGACTTCGGTCGTATCGCCGCTTGTAATGCCGCTAGCGATGCGTTCGCTACAGGTGCGGTCGAGAACATCGACTGTCTGGTCACTCTCGGCCTCCCGCGAGACGTAACCGAGAGCGCAGCGCCCATCCTCGCCGGCATGGCTGACGCGCTGGACACGATGGACGGCGTCATCGCTGGTGGCCACACCATCATGAGTCCGTGGCCCTTCGCCGGCGGAGCGATTTCGGCGACAGCACGACCCGACGCCCTGCTCACTTCACACGGGGCTAGCCCCGGCGACCGACTCTACCTGACCAAACCGCTCGGGACGCAACCGGCGATGGGGGCGACCCGCGTAACCGACGAGCAGTTCGTTGAGATAGTCACCGACGCCGCTGAGCGCCCGCTCGACAGTATTGCTTCGGAAGCCATCGCGTGGATGACGACTACGAACCGGGACGCAATGGTCGCGTGCCGCGAATATGCAACCGCCGCAACCGACATTACCGGCTTCGGCCTCGCCGGCCAGAGCCGCGTGATGGCCGCCCGCTCGAATGTCGGTATCGAACTGACGCACCTCCCGGTCATCGCAGGAACGCCCGGTCTCTCGACGCTTTTCGGATACGGGCTAACTGACGGAGAGAGCGCGGAGACCAGCGGCGGCCTGTTCGTCTCCGTCCCACCGGCTGCGACTGCTGCCGTCGAATCGGCGTTCGACGACGCCGGCGTGTTCTATCGAGCTGTCGGCCGCGTTACGGCCGGACGCGGCGTCACGATTGACGACCCGACTATCGAAGAAGTTCGTTCATAA
- a CDS encoding xanthine dehydrogenase, giving the protein MSLFERLDELAAQGEPAALLTIVRKDGSAPRDVGDKMIVTGDDEYGTIGGGTVEHLAVQDARSVLSGADDPGVRTYELEPGGNTGMVCGGEMDVFIDRVRGQARLYIAGCGHVGVELAPLAERLGYAVTVVDDREAYADPGQFPDETDVIHGGYGDVLGDLPMGTETAVAVATRSGTFDQEAVAAALDGEAGYVGLVASETKANHVLDSLAESGYARRELSRVRTPVGLDLGGSGPAAVALSILSEVTMDRHDATGKRSTRLNLDDLVVVRGGGDLGSGVVYRLQQAGFPVIVTEVEQPTVVRRAVAFGAALYEDEVTVEGLTGRAAADIDEALELLADDVVPVLVDPEAAVADELNAAVLVDAIMAKGTFDTGTRRGDADVVIGMGPGFEAGEDVDAVVETDRGHELGRVFYEGAASEYDGEPGERRGYTHERVLRAPTDGEWTPTVAIGDTVTAGDVVGTVGELPVETEIDGLVRGLVHDGLSVSEGTKLGDVDPRGESVDPTKISDKALCLGGGVLEAVLRLR; this is encoded by the coding sequence ATGAGTCTGTTCGAACGGCTCGACGAACTGGCCGCGCAGGGAGAACCGGCAGCACTCCTGACTATCGTCCGCAAGGACGGCAGCGCACCGCGAGACGTAGGGGACAAGATGATAGTCACAGGCGACGACGAGTACGGGACCATCGGAGGGGGCACGGTCGAGCATCTCGCCGTACAGGACGCCCGGTCAGTGCTTTCAGGAGCCGACGACCCCGGCGTCCGGACGTACGAACTCGAACCCGGCGGCAACACGGGAATGGTCTGTGGCGGCGAGATGGACGTGTTCATCGACCGGGTTCGCGGGCAGGCACGGCTCTATATCGCTGGCTGCGGCCACGTCGGCGTCGAACTGGCCCCGCTGGCCGAGCGACTGGGCTACGCCGTCACCGTGGTCGACGACCGCGAGGCGTACGCCGATCCGGGGCAGTTCCCCGACGAGACGGACGTAATTCACGGCGGCTACGGCGACGTGCTCGGCGACCTCCCAATGGGGACGGAGACGGCGGTGGCTGTCGCGACGCGAAGCGGGACGTTCGATCAGGAGGCCGTCGCAGCGGCGCTGGACGGTGAGGCCGGCTACGTCGGCCTCGTCGCCAGCGAGACAAAGGCCAATCACGTCCTCGACTCACTCGCCGAATCGGGCTACGCCCGTCGGGAACTCAGCCGGGTCCGAACTCCGGTTGGACTCGACCTCGGCGGGAGCGGCCCGGCCGCCGTCGCGCTCTCGATCCTCTCCGAGGTCACCATGGACCGCCACGACGCCACCGGTAAGCGGTCGACACGACTGAACCTCGACGACCTGGTCGTCGTCCGCGGCGGCGGCGACCTCGGGAGCGGCGTGGTCTATCGCCTGCAGCAGGCTGGCTTTCCGGTTATCGTCACAGAGGTCGAACAGCCAACGGTAGTCCGGCGGGCAGTCGCCTTCGGCGCTGCACTGTACGAAGACGAAGTGACGGTCGAGGGACTCACTGGCCGGGCAGCAGCGGACATCGACGAGGCGCTTGAACTGCTTGCCGACGATGTCGTCCCGGTCCTCGTCGACCCTGAGGCGGCCGTCGCCGACGAACTCAACGCTGCAGTCCTCGTCGATGCTATCATGGCGAAAGGGACGTTCGACACCGGCACGCGACGGGGAGACGCCGACGTAGTGATTGGGATGGGACCTGGTTTCGAGGCCGGCGAGGACGTGGACGCGGTCGTCGAGACCGACCGCGGGCACGAGCTCGGCCGGGTGTTCTACGAGGGGGCAGCGAGCGAGTACGACGGCGAGCCCGGCGAGCGGCGCGGCTACACCCACGAGCGGGTGCTCCGTGCACCGACCGACGGTGAGTGGACCCCCACGGTCGCCATCGGCGATACTGTCACAGCCGGCGATGTGGTCGGCACGGTCGGTGAACTGCCGGTCGAGACAGAGATAGACGGGCTGGTTCGCGGCCTCGTTCACGACGGCCTCAGCGTCAGTGAGGGCACTAAGCTCGGCGACGTCGATCCCCGTGGCGAGTCTGTCGACCCAACGAAGATTTCCGACAAGGCACTGTGTCTCGGCGGTGGGGTGCTGGAGGCAGTGCTCCGGTTGCGGTAG
- a CDS encoding sulfur oxidoreductase: protein MKQDVVVLLTRAPCGRVHIPEGLRAARGIAAGFDMHDVTVIFTQDGVYGAREAVDRNALNMSGHVADLEEQDGQMVADGAAMAERSIEKSEIDDDVAVWSDDRVTARIRDADRTLDF from the coding sequence ATGAAACAGGATGTCGTCGTCCTGCTTACCCGTGCGCCGTGTGGACGTGTCCATATCCCGGAGGGGCTGCGCGCCGCCCGTGGTATCGCGGCCGGCTTCGACATGCACGACGTGACCGTGATATTCACACAGGACGGCGTGTACGGCGCTCGGGAGGCCGTCGACCGCAACGCGCTCAACATGAGCGGGCATGTCGCCGATCTGGAAGAACAGGACGGACAGATGGTCGCGGACGGCGCGGCGATGGCCGAGCGCAGTATCGAAAAGAGCGAAATCGACGACGACGTGGCCGTCTGGTCGGACGACCGCGTTACCGCCCGCATCCGTGACGCCGACCGAACACTGGACTTCTGA
- a CDS encoding sulfur oxidoreductase: MAYIGFLLTGGPFDSERWRTAYELGRAALDQGHEVSYFHYLDGALVPVADQTLPGCSDSGLYDEMPTEKFQELIADGAEVICCGLCVDARGIDAPADYPDGVEVGLLPDLADIIGEVDRVVSL, translated from the coding sequence ATGGCGTACATCGGTTTTCTGCTGACAGGGGGTCCCTTCGACAGTGAGCGGTGGCGTACCGCCTACGAACTGGGGCGGGCGGCGCTGGACCAGGGTCACGAGGTGAGTTACTTCCACTACCTCGACGGCGCGCTCGTTCCTGTCGCGGACCAGACCCTGCCGGGCTGTTCGGACAGCGGGCTGTACGACGAGATGCCGACAGAGAAGTTTCAGGAACTTATCGCGGACGGCGCGGAGGTTATCTGCTGTGGACTCTGTGTCGACGCACGCGGCATTGACGCGCCCGCCGACTACCCCGATGGCGTCGAAGTCGGACTGCTGCCGGACCTTGCGGACATCATCGGCGAGGTCGACCGGGTGGTCTCGCTATGA
- a CDS encoding hypoxanthine oxidase translates to MSDSDRVQETGEQPDRTEREAAESAEAEKEAAADIAREPDRKAESERDAITVNEEKDDARKIVTGQARYTADYRDRFPDLAHGKVIRSDIPHGYVESVDTSDAEAMDGVDAVITPFDDVVPDKLYSSSGQSYPEPSPWDLKVLREHVRFVGDPVAAVAADDPETADRAARKVEVEYQELDAVFDPEEALDEDAPQLFEADDVENKQSGADYSRNVESHFEGELGDVDAAFERAESEDDRHVIETEWETPYQSHCVPEPHTTIAYTDEDDRHTFITATQVPFHTRRQIAHLFDIPIRDVRVKKPRIGAGFGSKQEMAIEPITFALHLAADRPVKLEMSRQEEFTALRFRHPMRMRMQTAVTDDGDIEAMDLYTLSNAGAYGTHGMTVANNVGTKPLPLYPRVPNVRFSGDVVHTNLPMGAAMRGYGAPQGHFAVEAHMDEVARRLDFDPIAFRLQNAVREGDRDRSVAILKDDDRFTRTIRSCGIRECVKRGKEAIGYDDLEQPDEDHRKRGVGMALIAQGSGVAGKELGAAQVQMNEDGSFHLQVGGVDTGTGADTMFSQITAEVLGCTPDDVVVIAADTDLTPFDYGAYASSTTYISGRAVKKAAEDAKERVLEWGSKLLDEPPEALDTGDGGVYSEQTGSRVSLAEIGYEAAYGDDEREHILGDGNHSTDESPPPYGAQFVDVTVDTETGEYELNRLVFAADCGVAINPALVEGQIEGGEHMSLEYATSGDLTFDEDGNPEVLGFRQYGMPRTTDHPEMETILVETHEPTGPFGAKSIAELPTNGVPPALSNAIRDAVGVRLTELPFTADDLKAALDDQSADGR, encoded by the coding sequence GTGAGCGATTCCGACCGGGTCCAGGAGACAGGCGAGCAGCCCGACAGGACAGAGAGAGAGGCAGCGGAGTCTGCCGAAGCCGAGAAGGAGGCAGCGGCAGACATCGCACGCGAACCCGACCGGAAAGCCGAATCCGAGCGCGACGCGATTACCGTGAACGAAGAGAAAGACGACGCACGGAAAATTGTCACCGGGCAGGCCCGCTACACGGCGGACTACCGGGACCGGTTCCCGGACCTCGCTCACGGGAAAGTGATTCGCAGTGACATCCCTCACGGCTACGTCGAATCAGTCGACACCAGCGACGCCGAGGCGATGGACGGCGTCGACGCCGTCATCACGCCGTTCGACGACGTGGTTCCGGACAAGCTGTACTCCAGTTCGGGACAGTCCTACCCCGAGCCGAGTCCGTGGGATCTGAAAGTGTTGCGTGAACACGTCCGCTTCGTCGGTGACCCGGTCGCCGCAGTGGCAGCTGACGACCCGGAAACGGCCGACCGAGCCGCACGGAAAGTCGAAGTCGAGTACCAGGAACTGGACGCCGTCTTCGATCCTGAAGAAGCACTCGACGAGGACGCGCCCCAACTGTTCGAAGCCGACGACGTGGAGAACAAGCAGTCAGGCGCAGACTACAGCCGAAACGTCGAATCACACTTCGAAGGGGAACTCGGTGACGTTGACGCGGCGTTCGAACGAGCGGAGAGTGAAGACGACCGGCACGTCATCGAGACAGAGTGGGAGACACCGTACCAGTCCCACTGCGTTCCGGAACCGCACACGACCATCGCGTACACGGACGAGGACGACCGGCACACGTTCATCACAGCGACGCAGGTCCCCTTTCACACCCGTCGCCAGATAGCCCACTTGTTCGACATTCCCATCCGTGACGTGCGGGTGAAGAAACCGCGAATTGGCGCTGGATTCGGGTCAAAACAGGAGATGGCAATCGAGCCGATAACGTTCGCACTGCATCTGGCAGCCGACCGGCCGGTCAAACTGGAGATGAGCCGACAGGAGGAGTTCACCGCGCTTCGCTTTCGACATCCGATGCGGATGCGGATGCAGACCGCAGTGACTGACGACGGCGACATCGAGGCAATGGACCTCTATACGCTGTCGAACGCAGGGGCCTACGGGACCCACGGTATGACCGTCGCGAACAACGTCGGAACGAAGCCGCTCCCGCTCTATCCACGCGTCCCGAACGTCCGCTTTTCCGGTGATGTGGTGCATACGAACCTTCCGATGGGGGCGGCCATGCGAGGGTACGGCGCGCCGCAGGGCCATTTCGCCGTTGAGGCACACATGGACGAGGTGGCCCGCCGCCTCGACTTCGACCCCATCGCGTTCCGTCTCCAGAACGCGGTTCGGGAGGGTGACCGCGACCGAAGCGTCGCCATTCTGAAAGACGATGACCGGTTCACCCGGACGATTCGCTCGTGTGGCATCCGCGAGTGCGTCAAGCGCGGCAAGGAAGCTATTGGCTACGACGACCTCGAACAGCCTGACGAGGACCACCGCAAGCGCGGGGTCGGCATGGCGCTCATCGCCCAGGGAAGCGGCGTCGCGGGAAAGGAACTCGGCGCGGCACAGGTGCAGATGAACGAGGACGGGAGTTTCCACCTGCAGGTCGGCGGCGTCGACACCGGCACGGGCGCGGACACGATGTTCTCCCAGATTACCGCAGAGGTGCTGGGCTGCACGCCGGACGATGTCGTCGTCATCGCCGCCGACACCGACCTGACGCCGTTCGATTACGGCGCGTACGCCTCCTCGACGACGTACATCAGCGGTCGAGCGGTGAAGAAGGCCGCCGAAGACGCGAAAGAACGGGTGCTGGAATGGGGGTCGAAACTGCTCGACGAGCCCCCGGAAGCGCTCGACACCGGCGACGGCGGCGTGTACAGCGAGCAGACCGGGAGCCGCGTCTCGCTGGCAGAGATCGGCTACGAGGCCGCCTACGGCGACGACGAGCGCGAACACATCCTCGGGGACGGCAACCACTCGACCGACGAGAGTCCACCGCCGTACGGTGCGCAGTTCGTCGACGTGACTGTCGATACGGAGACCGGCGAGTACGAACTCAACAGACTGGTGTTCGCGGCGGATTGCGGCGTCGCCATCAACCCCGCGCTGGTCGAAGGCCAGATTGAGGGCGGTGAGCACATGAGCCTCGAATACGCCACGAGCGGCGACCTGACCTTCGACGAGGACGGGAACCCCGAAGTACTCGGCTTTCGACAGTACGGGATGCCGCGGACGACGGACCACCCAGAAATGGAGACCATTCTCGTGGAAACACACGAACCCACGGGTCCGTTCGGCGCGAAGTCTATCGCGGAACTCCCGACAAACGGGGTCCCGCCAGCGCTTTCGAACGCGATCCGCGACGCCGTCGGCGTTCGGCTGACCGAGCTACCGTTCACTGCGGACGACCTGAAGGCGGCACTCGACGACCAGTCTGCCGATGGTAGATAG
- a CDS encoding isoquinoline 1-oxidoreductase, translating into MEIELEINGVERTVDASKSDSLLDVLRRNGYTGAKRGCDTGACGFCTVHVDGEPVKACVEPLTKVQDASVETIEGLGTQDDLHPVQQAFVENTALQCGFCIPGMIMRSTALLEANPGPTEQEVREALSDNLCRCTGYKKIVEAVLDAAEKMDSGTAVAADGGRALDSDDGVTTEATCSRTDCGCMEGEQ; encoded by the coding sequence ATGGAAATCGAACTGGAAATTAACGGTGTGGAACGGACTGTCGACGCATCGAAATCCGATTCGCTTCTCGATGTCCTTCGACGGAACGGGTACACCGGCGCGAAGCGGGGATGTGACACCGGCGCGTGCGGCTTCTGTACGGTACACGTCGACGGGGAGCCGGTGAAAGCCTGCGTCGAGCCGCTGACGAAAGTGCAGGACGCATCCGTCGAGACAATCGAAGGGCTTGGTACACAGGACGATCTGCATCCGGTGCAACAGGCATTCGTGGAGAATACTGCGCTCCAGTGTGGGTTTTGCATTCCGGGAATGATTATGCGCTCGACGGCGCTACTGGAAGCGAACCCGGGCCCGACCGAACAGGAGGTTCGGGAAGCGCTCTCGGACAATCTCTGTCGGTGCACCGGCTACAAGAAAATCGTCGAAGCGGTGCTGGACGCCGCCGAAAAGATGGACAGCGGGACAGCCGTCGCCGCGGACGGTGGACGGGCACTCGATAGCGACGACGGCGTCACCACCGAGGCCACGTGTTCACGCACCGACTGCGGCTGCATGGAGGGCGAGCAGTGA